CCGACAACGTCAAGTTCGCCGACGAGTGGCTGGCCCCGGCGCCGGGCACCGACGGCGCCCTGGCGATGGCGATGGGTCACGTCGTGCTGAAGGAGTTCTTCGCCGACCGGCGGGAGGCGTACTTCGCCGAGTACGCCGCGACGTACACCGATCTGCCGTTCCTGGTGACCCTCGAGGACGCCGGTGACGGGGCGTTCCGGCCGGGCAAGATGCTGACCGCGGCGCAGCTGCCCGGTGCGCTCGCCGACGCGGAGAATGCCGCGTTCAAGACGGTGCTGCTCGACCGCGACGGCATGCCGGTGGTCCCGAACGGTTCGCTCGGTTTCCGGTACGGCGACTCCGGCGCCGGCAAGTGGAACCTCGACCTGGGTGATCTCCAGCCGCTGCTGTCCGCCGAGGGCGGCGAGGAACCGGCCGTGACCGTGACGCTTCCGCGCTTCGACACCGGTGACGGCACAGCTGCGCCGATGCGCCGGGGAGTGCCGGTGCGCCGCATCGGCGAGCACCTGGTGACCACGGTTTACGACCTGCTGCTCGCGCAGTACGGGGTGGCCCGTCCGGGGCTGCCGGGCACCTGGCCCACGGGCTACGACGACGCCGCCGAGCCCTACACCCCGGCCTGGCAGGAGACGATCACCGGGGTGCCGGGCCCGGCCGCGGCACGCATCGCCCGGGAGTTCGCGACCAACGCCGCCGAGACCCGTGGCCGATCGATGATCATCATGGGGGCGGGCACGAACCACTGGTTCCACTCCGACACGATCTACCGGGCGTTCCTGACGCTGACCACGCTGACCGGCTGTCAGGGCGTCAACGGCGGCGGCTGGGCGCATTACGTCGGGCAGGAGAAGGTCCGGCCGATCACCGGGTACAGCGTGCTGGGCACCGCGTCGGACTGGGTGCGGCCGGGCCGGCAGATGATCCAGACGGCGTACTGGTATCTGCACACCGACCAGTACCGATACGACCCGTTCTCGGCTGCCACGCTGAACGCCACGCCCGGCGGCGGCACCTTCGCCGGGCGCAGCACCGCCGACCTGATCGCGGCGTCCGCGCGGATGGGCTGGATGCCGTCGGTCCCGCACTTCAACCGCAATCCGCTCGACCTGGCTGGTGAGGCCGCAGCAGCCGGGATACCGGTCGCCGACCACATCGTGGACCGGCTCAAAAGCGGTGACCTGCGGTTCGCTTGCGAGGACCCGGACGCGCCGGAGAACTTCCCGCGGGTGCTGACCATCTGGCGGGCCAACCTGCTCGGCTCGTCCGCCAAGGGCAACGAGTACTTCCTGCGGCATCTGCTCGGCACCGACCACGCCGTACGTGCCAGCGAAGCGCCACCCGACGCCCGGCCGGACGACGTGACGTGGCACGAGCAGGCGCCGACCGGCAAGCTCGATCTGCTGCTGACCCTCGATTTCCGGATGACCTCGACGACGGTCTACTCCGACATCGTGCTGCCGGCCGCCACCTGGTACGAGAAGCATGACCTGAACACCACGGACATGCATCCGTTCGTGCACTCGTTCAATCCGGCGATCGCCCCGCCCTGGCAGACGCGCACCGACTGGGACGCGTTCCTGACCATCGCCCGCACGTTCAGCGCCCTCGCGAAGGACCATCTGGGCACCCGTACGGACGTGGTCGCCGCGCCCCTGCTGCACGACACCCCGGACGAGATGGCCAACCCGCACGGCCGGGTAACGGACTGGAAGACCGGGGCCTGCGAGCCGATTCCCGGCAAGACCATGCCGAAATTGGTCACCGTCGAGCGTGACTACACGGCGATCGCCGACAAGATGGCCTCGCTCGGCCCGCTGTTGGACACCCTTGGCGCTACCACCAAGGGTGTCACCTTCGAAGTCGGCCCGGAGATCGACTACCTCAAGCACAAGAACGGGGTGGCACCGAACGGGCGTCCGTCGATCGCCCGCGACGTGCAGGCCTGCGAGGCGATTCTGGCACTGTCCGGCACCACCAACGGGCGCCTCGCCACGCAGGGCTTTCACCAGGTGGAGAAGCGGACCGGGGTGAAGCTCGCCGACCTGGCCGCCGAGCACGAGGGCAAGCAGATCACGTTCGCCGACACGCAGTCGCGGCCGGTTCCGGTGATCACCAGCCCGGAGTGGTCTGGTTCGGAGTCCGGAGGCCGGCGGTATTCGCCGTTCGTGATCAACGTGGAGCGGCTCAAGCCGTGGCACACGCTGACCGGCCGGCAGAGTTTCTATCTCGACCACGACTGGATGGCCGAGCTGGGGGAGTGGCTGCCCACCTATCGGCCGCCGCTGAACATGCACGCGTTGTTCGGCGAGCCGGCGGTGGGCAACAAGGGCGAATTGGGGATCACGGTGCGGTATCTGACGCCGCACAACAAGTGGTCGATCCACTCGGAGTACCAGGACAACCTGTTCATGCTGTCGCTGTCGCGCGGCGGGCAGCTGATCTGGATGTCGAAGGAAGACGCCGCGAAGATCGGCGTGCACGACAACGACTGGATCGAGGCAGTCAACCGCAACGGTGTCGTCGTGGCTCGCGCGGTGGTCTCGCATCGGATGCCGGAGGGCACCGTGTACATGCACCATGCCCAGGACCGGCTGATCGACGTGCCGCGCACCGAGACGAACGGCCGCCGCGGCGGTATCCACAACTCGCTGACCCGGCTGCTGATCAAACCCAGTCATCTGATCGGCGGGTACGCCCAGCTGTCGTTCGCGTTCAACTATCTCGGGCCGACCGGCAACCAGCGCGACGAGGTGACCGTGATCCGGCGTCGCTCGCAGGATGTGGAGTACTGAGATGCGCGTGATGGCCCAAATGGCGATGGTGATGAACCTCGACAAGTGCATCGGCTGCCATACCTGCTCGGTCACCTGCAAGCAGGCGTGGACGAACCGGTCGGGCGTCGAGTACGTGTGGTTCAACAACGTCGAGACCCGGCCCGGGCAGGGCTACCCGCGCCGGTACGAGGACCAGGAAACCTGGAAGGGCGGCTGGACGCTGAACCGGCGTGGCCGGCTGGCCCTCAAGGGCGGCGGACGGATCAAGAAGCTGTTCAGCATCTTCTCCAACCCCAAGCTGCCGGCGATCCAGGACTATTACGAGCCTTGGACGTACGACTACGAGACGCTGACCAACGCGCCGCTGCAGGAGCACACCCCGGTGGCCCGGCCCAAGTCGTTGCTGACCGGTGAGGACATGAAGATCTCCTGGTCGGCGAACTGGGACGACAACCTCGGTGGTTCCCCCGACCACGGCGACAAGGACGTGCTGCTCAAGGGGATCGCCGACAAGGTGAAGTTCGAGTTCGAGCAGACGTTCATGTTCTACCTGCCACGGATCTGCGAACACTGCCTGAACCCGTCCTGCGCCGCGTCGTGCCCGTCCGGGGCGATCTACAAGCGCGAAGAGGATGGGATCGTCCTGGTCGACCAGGACCGGTGCCGGGGCTGGCGGATGTGCGTGTCCGGCTGCCCGTACAAGAAGGTGTATTTCAACCACCGTACCGGCAAGGCGGAGAAGTGCACGTTCTGCTTCCCGCGCATCGAAGTTGGCATCCCCACGGTCTGCTCGGAGACGTGCGTCGGTCGGCTGCGCTACATCGGCCTGATGCTCTACGACGCCGACCGGGTCCTGGCAGCGGCCTCGGTCACCGACGAGCACGACCTGTACGAGGCGCAGCGGCAGGTGTTCCTCGACCCGGACGACCCGGCGGTGGTCGCCGAGGCGGAGCGGGCCGGCATTCCGCGCGACTGGATCGAGGCCGCCCAGCGCTCCCCGGTACACGCGCTGATCAATAAGTACAAGGTCGCGCTGCCGCTGCATCCGGAGTACCGCACCATGCCGATGGTCTGGTACATCCCGCCGCTGTCGCCGGTGGTCGATGTCGTGCGTGACACCGGTTACGACGCCGAGGACCGGGGCAACCTGTTCGCCGCGATCGAGGCGCTGCGGATCCCGGTCGACTACCTCGCCCAGCTGTTCACCGCCGGTGACCCGCGACCGGTGGACGCGGTGCTGCGCAAACTGGCCGCGATGCGCTCGTACATGCGCGACATCAACCTCGGGCGCGACCCCGACGAGACGATCCCCGCCGCGGTCGGCCTCAGCGGCGAGCAGATCTACGACATGTACCGGCTGCTGGCCCTCGCCAAATACGACGAGCGATACGTCATCCCGCCGGCCCACGCCGAACAGGCGCACAGCCTGGAGGAACTGGCGACCGAGTGCAGCCTCGACTACGAGGGCGGCCCCGGCATGGGCGGTTCCGGCCCGTTCGGCGAGATGTCCGGCGCGCCGACGCCGATCGCCGTGGAGAACTTCCACATGCTGCGCGAACGACAGACCAGCGGCGCCCTGACCGACCCGGGTGACAAAGCGGCCCGGGTGAACCTGCTCAACTGGGATGGCAAAGGCCGCCCGGAGGGCCTGTTCCCGCCGCGGCGCACCGACGACGCCGGCGGCGACCCGGCTGGCGAGGTGGAGCCGAAGCCATGACCGACAACATGATGCTGGCCCGGGCCTGGCAGATCCAGTCAATGCTGATCGGCTACCCCGACGAAAACCTTCATGAGCGAGCCGACCTGCTGCGGCAGGCCGCCGCGAGCCTGCCGGGGTCGGTCGGTGGTCCGCTGCTGCGATTCCTCGACCATCTGGCCGCCGCCGCGCCGGCCGAGCTGGCTGCGGAGTACGTCGCCACGTTCGACCACCGCAAACGCTGCTGCCTGTACCTCACCTACTACGCGCACGGCGACACCCGGAACCGCGGCATGGCCCTGCTCGAGCTCAAGCAGACCTACGCCGTGGCAGGCCTGAAACTGACCGACGAGGAACTACCCGATCACCTGGCGGTCGTGCTCGAATACGCCGCCATCGACCCCGGCGCGGGCCTCGCGTTGCTCGTCGCGCACCGCGCCGGACTGGAACTGCTGCGCCTGGCACTGCACGACGCGACCTCGCCATGGGCGGGAATCCTCGATGCGATCTCGGCCACCCTGCCGCCTCTCATCGGCGACCAGCGCACCGCCGTGGCCCGCCTCGCCGCGCAAGGGCCGCCGGCCGAGCAGGTCGGTCTCACGCCATACGCGCTGCCGCACCCCGAAGGAGTCCCGCGATGACCGGCACGCTGCTGTTCGTCGTCGTACCGTATCTGTGCCTGGCGATCTTCATCGGCGGGCACGTGTGGCGCTACCGCTACGACAAGTTCGGCTGGACCACCCGATCCTCGCAACTCTACGAACGCCGGTTGCTACGGGTCGGCAGCCCGCTGTTCCACTTCGGCATCCTGCTGGTCGCCGTCGGGCACATCGGCGGCCTGCTGGTCCCGGAGTCGTGGACCGACGCGGTCGGCGTCAGCGAGACCATGTACCACGCGGTGGCCGTCGGGCTCGGCACCGTCGCCGGATTCTGCACCCTCGCCGGTGCGGCCATCCTCATCTACCGGCGGCGCACCGTCGGACCGGTCTTCTCCGCCACCACCACCAACGACAAGATCATGTACGTGCTGCTGATCGGCACGATCCTGCTCGGCCTGGGTACCACCGTCCTCGGCAACCTGACCGGCCATCCGCACGACTACCGGCTGACCGTCTCACCATGGTTCCGTTCGATCTTCTACCTGCAGCCCGACAGCGACCTGATCGAGTCCGCACCGATCGGTTTCCGACTGCACGCCCTGGCCGCCTTCACCCTGTTCGCGTTCTGGCCGTTCAGCCGGCTCGTGCACGTCTTCTCGGCACCGCTGGGCTACCTCACCCGCCCTTACATCGTCTACCGCAGCCGCGACGCGCAGCTCGGCAGCCGGGCATCGCGCCCCGGCTGGGAACGCGTGCAGTGACCAGCCCGGGATTCCACCGACGTGCGGGGAGAACACCATGCAGAAAACGTCGCTGACCGAACTCGCCGAGCAGCAGCTGACCACCGCCCGGGCTGCTTCCAGCGGCCGCAGCGCGCACACCGTTCACGGCGGGCACGCCAGCACACTGCGCCAGACGCTCATCGCTCTCGCCGCCGGACAGCAGCTGGACGAGCACGAGAATCCCGGCGAGGCCACCGTGCACGTGTTACACGGCGCGGTCCGGATGATCGCCGGCGACGACACCTGCGACGCCACCGCCGGCGAAATGATCGTCGTGCCCCACGCCCGCCACAGCCTTCAGGCCCTTGACGACACGGTCGTGCTGCTCAGCGTCGCCAAGATCGGATGACTGCCGGCGAACGGCGCCATCGTCGACGCCCCAGCGGGCGACCGCGACCATGTCCGTCGGCGGGGTGAGCATGTGAGCACCGGGCAAGGCTTTGTCCTCGCCGGGAAGCTGCTCGCACCCTCACCGCTCTGGGAAGGGCCGCAAACGTCGGCGTCGACATCGTCACCGTTCGCCGCAAGGCGACCGCCCGGATCCTGATCACCGGTGACGAGATCGTCGGCCGTACGTGACCCGCATGTGTCCCGTACCGCCGGGTACAAGGTCCCTACCAGGCGAAACCTGAGTCCGGGATGCTGCTTGGCAAGGCACCCGCTATCGCGGACGCCGCCTTGCGGCCAGGCGACAACAGGAATCATGAGATGCGAGCCTTTCCACCGACGATCAACAGCGGAGACTTGTCATGAGCACTGCATCGCCCCGCAGCGTGCGGGAGTCTGACACCTCCGGCCGGGCCGGGATGATGCTGGCTGTGGCCACGATCGGATTCGCGGTCAACTTCTGGGCGTGGGCGCTGCTGAGCCCGCTGGCCGTGCGGTTCACCGCAGCGCTGGGCCTCAGCTCGTTTCAGCAGGCGTTATTGGTCGCAGTACCGGTTGTGGTGGGCTCGCTGGGCCGGATCCCGGTCGGCGCGCTGACCGACCGGTTCGGTGGCCGCATCATGTTCCCTCTGGTCTCGCTGGCGACCATCGTGCCGGTGCTGTACCTGGGACTGTTCGGCCACGACTCGCTGGCCGCTTTGCTGATCGGCGGATTCTTCCTCGGCATCGGTGGCACCACCTTCGCCGTGGGCGTGCCGTTCGTCAACGCCTGGTTCCCGCCGCACCGCCGCGGCTTCGCCGTCGGTGTCTTCGGAGCCGGCATGGGCGGCACCGCGATCAGCGCCCTCACCACCGTCAAACTCGTCGACGCCGGCGACACCGCCACCCCGTTCCTGCTGACCGCGGCCGTGCTCGCCGTCTACGCGATCAGCTCCTGGCTGCTGCTGCGCGACGCCCCGAACCGGCCGGTACCGTCGGCGCCACTGGCCGCCCGGCTCGCCGCCACCCTGCGACTGCGCATCACCTGGCAAGCCTCCGCCCTGTACGCGGTCGCGTTCGGCGGCTACGTGGCATTCTCCGTCTACCTGCCCGCCTACCTCAAGACCGCCTACGGACTCACCCAGGCCGACGCCGCAAACAGAATGGCCGGTTTCGTACTGCTCGCCGTGGTGATGCGACCGGTCGGCGGCTGGCTGTCCGACAAGATCGCTCCTAGCCGCGTCCTGGCCGCGTCGCTGGTCGTCGTGGTGGCCGGCGCCGTAGTGCAAGCATTCACCCCGAGCCTCGTCCCGGTCGGCACGATCGCGTTCCTGGCCATGGCGGCCGCCCTCGGCGCCGGTAGCGGTGCCACCTTCGCCCTCGTCGCCCAGGTCGCACCGGCCAACCAGGTGGGGTCGGTCACCGGTGTCGTGGGTGCCGCGGGCGGGCTCGGCGGCTTCGTGCCGCCGCTGGTGATGGGTTCCATCTACGGACGCTTCGAGTCGTACGCGCTGGGGCTGGTCCTGCTCGCGCTGGTCGCCGCCGCCGCGCTACTGCTGGACGTGGTCTCCGTCGGCCGCAACACGACGAACAAGGGGAGGGCCGCTCATGTGTGAGTACTGCGGTTGCCAGGACGTCACAGCGATTGGTGACCTCACCCGCGAACACGACGAGATCGTCGGCCTGATGGGCGCGGTACGCGCCGCGCACGCAGCCGGTGACATCGACGCCATGGCGGTGCAGGCACGCCGGATCACCGAGGTCCTGGCCCCGCACACCGTCGTCGAGGAGGAGGGCTTGTTCCCGCTGCTGACCGATGACTTCCCCGAGCAGGTCGCCATACTGCGTGCCGAGCACCGGCACGTCGAACATGTTCTCCAGGCGGCGGCCACCGCAACACCGGCCGACCCGGCCTGGCCTGACGCGCTGATCGCAGTCCTGCACGAACTGCGCACGCACATCCTGAAGGAACAGGACGGCGTGTTTCCCGCCGCGCTGACCACCCTCGACGGTGACGGTTGGGATCAGGTCGATGCCGTCCGTGCCCGAGTTGGCATCCGCGTGCCACCCGCGGAAGTCCCATAGCGGCACAAGACACAGCAGTCGTTCGTCGACGGACGGCCGCTGTGTCTTGTGCCGAGCCAGCTTGCCGTTCAACCAGTTCGGCGGGGCTTGGTGCCCTTCTTGTGATGGCTCGACCACTGGTGGGCCTGGCCGGTGACCAGGATCAATCCCACGAGGTGGCGAGCAGCGGTTAGAGCCGGTTCTACGCTCGCGAATGAGCGGTGCGAAGCGCGGTGCCCGCGGCTGGCTGTCGCTGGTCCCGAAGCCGTCCGGCGCGGCTCGAAGTCCGGCAGAGAGGCCGCCGCGGCGCTGCCCGGTCCGCGGAGACCGGTTACCGGGCGTAGCGCGAAGCACGATGGTGTTCTGTTCACCGGCGTGCCGAGCTCGGCATCGGCGTGAGGTCCGGCGGAGCCGGGCCCGGATCACGGCGGCGAGGCAGGAGCCCCGGTGAGATCAACCCGCTGCACGGTCGAGAGGCGTATCAGATCCGGACAGGTGGGGAGGATCGCGTCGGCGAGAGCGCGATGGCCGTCGTCGTTGGCGTGGACGCGATCGTCGCACCGCAGGGCGTCGCCGCCGATCGCCTGCCGGAAGGCGTCGATGTACTGCAGACCCAGCCGGGTGGTGGTATCAGCGATCCACCCGTTGATCAGTGCGCCACGCTCCGGGAGATCGACCAGGTCATGGTAGGTGACGACGAGGACCGGCCGCCCGGGAGTTCGTCGCGCAGTCGAGACAGGTCACGATCGATGGCGCCGCGGATCTCGTCGGCATGGTCGGCGAGCATCCGGATGTCGTTGGCGGCCAGGCACACGATGACGGCGTCCGGCTCGAGTCGAAAGTGGCCGAGCCGGACTCGCCGTCAGAGGAGAAGCTGCGGCTACTGGCGAGCTGCTCGCTGTCCGGCCGGGTCTGAGCGTGCGGCGTCGAGCCGGGCCCGCACCTGCCGGGCCACGAACGTGACGAAGGCCGCCGGATCCGGATCGTCCGGGGTGGGCTGCAGCACGATGCTGTCCGCGCCGGCTCGCGCCCAGTGCCCGGCCTGCTCGGCGATCGTCGCCGCGTCACCGTGGACCATCCGGCCCTCGGGACTGTCGTAACCCCAGCGGATCTGTTCGGTGGCGAGCCGGGCCGCCGCGTCCGGCCCGGTCGCCGCGTGCAGGTAGACGGTGATCCGGTGCCCGCCGACCGCCTGCCGGGCGTCACTGACCTGGGCCGGCGTGGTACCGCCGGTCAGGATGGTGCCGTCCGCGACCGCGCCGGAGAGCCGCAGCGTCCGCGGCCCGACCGCTCCGACGTGGATCCGCACCGGGCCGGGCGGTGGCCAGGCCAGGGCCACGTCCTCCAGGTGCACGTACCGGCCGTGCACGGTGACGCGTTCACCGGCGAGCAGCGCGCGCAGCGCGGTGACGTACTCGCGCAGCAGCGTCATCGGCGACTCGACGCGCGCGCCGACCTGCGCCATCCAGTCCTGCACGCCGTGTCCCACGCCGATCCGGACCCGGCCCGGGAAGAGCCGGTGCAGGGTGGCTATCTCCATCGCGGTCAGCGCCACGTTGCGCAGCGGCGCGGGCAGGACCCCGACGCCGACGCGTACCCGGCGGGTCGCGGCGAGCACCGCGGCGGCCGCCGCGACGCCGCTGGTCAGGAAGCAGTCCTCCCACAGCCACAGCTCGTCCAGGCCGGCCTCGTCGGCGGCCCGCGCCACCTCCGGCAACCGTTCCGGCGCGAGCTGCGGGAGCAGCACGGCGCCCAGCGTGGTCACGAGCGGGCCAGGACGCGGCCGGACCGGGCGGCGATGCGCCGGTAGAGGTCCTCCGGGCTCAGGTCGCGGTACCACGGGTCGGCCGGGGTGCGCTCGTAGCGTTCCATGCCGGCCAGGAACAGCAGGACGTACGTCGAACTCATCGTCAGGAACGCGGCCGACCAGACGGCGATCGCGACGTGCTCGCCGCGCACCAGCCGGGTCACCGCGAACGCGAGGGTGCCCAGCTCGGCGAGGGCGAAGAGCCGGTACGCCCAGGTCAGCCCCTGATCGGTGCCGCGCTTGCCGGTACGTTTCGCCGTCACCCCGAACGACCGCTCCCCGAACAGCGCGGCCGGCAGCGCCGCGAGCATCGGCAGCGTGTCCGCCACGGCGAACGCCTCGCTGTGCAGCATGTGGTAGTGCCCGCGGCCGAACCGCACCACGGTCCACAGCGAGAAGATGGTGAACGCGAGGAACGCGAACCCGTAGACCGAGTACGGGCCGCTGACCGGGGCGACGCCGGTGCTCAGGGCGGCCAGCGGGACCAGCAGATACACCAGCCGGTTGACGCCCTGCAGGTGGGCGACCATCGCGCTGAGGTAGTTGAGCCGCTGGTGCCAGGTGAGCCCGCGCACCCACAGCGGTGAGTCCCGGTGCCGCAACAGCAGGTGCAGGCTGCCGATGGCCCACCGCCGCCGGGTGCCGTAGTACTGCTCGAGGTTCTCGACTTCGAGTCCGTACGCCAGGGGTTCCTCAAGATAGACGGTCTTCCCGCCGTTCGCGTGCAGCCGCAGTGAGGTGTGGATGTCCTCGGTGGAGGTGTCGGGGGCGAAGCCGCCGATCCGGTCGAGTGCGGCGCGCCGCAGCATCGCCGAGGTGCCGGTGTAGATCGCGCTGTTGGTGCTGTTCTTGGTGGGTTGTACCCCGCCGTAGAACATCTCCTGCTCGTGCCAGCCGCCGGCGCG
This window of the Actinoplanes oblitus genome carries:
- the narJ gene encoding nitrate reductase molybdenum cofactor assembly chaperone; protein product: MTDNMMLARAWQIQSMLIGYPDENLHERADLLRQAAASLPGSVGGPLLRFLDHLAAAAPAELAAEYVATFDHRKRCCLYLTYYAHGDTRNRGMALLELKQTYAVAGLKLTDEELPDHLAVVLEYAAIDPGAGLALLVAHRAGLELLRLALHDATSPWAGILDAISATLPPLIGDQRTAVARLAAQGPPAEQVGLTPYALPHPEGVPR
- a CDS encoding hemerythrin domain-containing protein, with amino-acid sequence MGAVRAAHAAGDIDAMAVQARRITEVLAPHTVVEEEGLFPLLTDDFPEQVAILRAEHRHVEHVLQAAATATPADPAWPDALIAVLHELRTHILKEQDGVFPAALTTLDGDGWDQVDAVRARVGIRVPPAEVP
- a CDS encoding glycosyltransferase family 2 protein, with translation MSPYRVEQVTDRDPPHLRLIFWTFLAVTPVFVVWRTAVVNWHVWYGPLAWLAELFAAGTTTMFVLSLRRRTAPVPRNLTAPVTRSVDILVPTVNEPLPVLEPTVLGALRVRGVRDVIVLDDGDRPEIREMAARLGARYLPRGTRAGAKAGNLNHGLRVTDAEFVVTLDADHIPLPEFIERTLGYFDDPDVAVVQSPQSFYNTESFTFRRRHGRAGGWHEQEMFYGGVQPTKNSTNSAIYTGTSAMLRRAALDRIGGFAPDTSTEDIHTSLRLHANGGKTVYLEEPLAYGLEVENLEQYYGTRRRWAIGSLHLLLRHRDSPLWVRGLTWHQRLNYLSAMVAHLQGVNRLVYLLVPLAALSTGVAPVSGPYSVYGFAFLAFTIFSLWTVVRFGRGHYHMLHSEAFAVADTLPMLAALPAALFGERSFGVTAKRTGKRGTDQGLTWAYRLFALAELGTLAFAVTRLVRGEHVAIAVWSAAFLTMSSTYVLLFLAGMERYERTPADPWYRDLSPEDLYRRIAARSGRVLARS
- a CDS encoding MFS transporter, encoding MMLAVATIGFAVNFWAWALLSPLAVRFTAALGLSSFQQALLVAVPVVVGSLGRIPVGALTDRFGGRIMFPLVSLATIVPVLYLGLFGHDSLAALLIGGFFLGIGGTTFAVGVPFVNAWFPPHRRGFAVGVFGAGMGGTAISALTTVKLVDAGDTATPFLLTAAVLAVYAISSWLLLRDAPNRPVPSAPLAARLAATLRLRITWQASALYAVAFGGYVAFSVYLPAYLKTAYGLTQADAANRMAGFVLLAVVMRPVGGWLSDKIAPSRVLAASLVVVVAGAVVQAFTPSLVPVGTIAFLAMAAALGAGSGATFALVAQVAPANQVGSVTGVVGAAGGLGGFVPPLVMGSIYGRFESYALGLVLLALVAAAALLLDVVSVGRNTTNKGRAAHV
- a CDS encoding LLM class flavin-dependent oxidoreductase produces the protein MLLPQLAPERLPEVARAADEAGLDELWLWEDCFLTSGVAAAAAVLAATRRVRVGVGVLPAPLRNVALTAMEIATLHRLFPGRVRIGVGHGVQDWMAQVGARVESPMTLLREYVTALRALLAGERVTVHGRYVHLEDVALAWPPPGPVRIHVGAVGPRTLRLSGAVADGTILTGGTTPAQVSDARQAVGGHRITVYLHAATGPDAAARLATEQIRWGYDSPEGRMVHGDAATIAEQAGHWARAGADSIVLQPTPDDPDPAAFVTFVARQVRARLDAARSDPAGQRAARQ
- a CDS encoding nitrate reductase subunit alpha, coding for MYQIGGRQADVFYRDRWSHDKVVRSTHGVNCTGSCSWKVYVKDGIITWEAQQTDYPSVGPDRPEYEPRGCPRGAAFSWYTYSPTRVRYPYVRGVLLEMFREARKRLGDPVAAWAEITGDPVKARAYKSVRGKGGLVRATWDEAVEMIAAAHVHTIKEYGPDRLAGFSPIPAMSMVSHASGARFYNLLGGAMLSFYDWYADLPVASPQVFGDQTDVPESGDWWDAGYLIMWGSNLPVTRTPDAHWMAEARYRGQKVIAVAPDYADNVKFADEWLAPAPGTDGALAMAMGHVVLKEFFADRREAYFAEYAATYTDLPFLVTLEDAGDGAFRPGKMLTAAQLPGALADAENAAFKTVLLDRDGMPVVPNGSLGFRYGDSGAGKWNLDLGDLQPLLSAEGGEEPAVTVTLPRFDTGDGTAAPMRRGVPVRRIGEHLVTTVYDLLLAQYGVARPGLPGTWPTGYDDAAEPYTPAWQETITGVPGPAAARIAREFATNAAETRGRSMIIMGAGTNHWFHSDTIYRAFLTLTTLTGCQGVNGGGWAHYVGQEKVRPITGYSVLGTASDWVRPGRQMIQTAYWYLHTDQYRYDPFSAATLNATPGGGTFAGRSTADLIAASARMGWMPSVPHFNRNPLDLAGEAAAAGIPVADHIVDRLKSGDLRFACEDPDAPENFPRVLTIWRANLLGSSAKGNEYFLRHLLGTDHAVRASEAPPDARPDDVTWHEQAPTGKLDLLLTLDFRMTSTTVYSDIVLPAATWYEKHDLNTTDMHPFVHSFNPAIAPPWQTRTDWDAFLTIARTFSALAKDHLGTRTDVVAAPLLHDTPDEMANPHGRVTDWKTGACEPIPGKTMPKLVTVERDYTAIADKMASLGPLLDTLGATTKGVTFEVGPEIDYLKHKNGVAPNGRPSIARDVQACEAILALSGTTNGRLATQGFHQVEKRTGVKLADLAAEHEGKQITFADTQSRPVPVITSPEWSGSESGGRRYSPFVINVERLKPWHTLTGRQSFYLDHDWMAELGEWLPTYRPPLNMHALFGEPAVGNKGELGITVRYLTPHNKWSIHSEYQDNLFMLSLSRGGQLIWMSKEDAAKIGVHDNDWIEAVNRNGVVVARAVVSHRMPEGTVYMHHAQDRLIDVPRTETNGRRGGIHNSLTRLLIKPSHLIGGYAQLSFAFNYLGPTGNQRDEVTVIRRRSQDVEY
- the narH gene encoding nitrate reductase subunit beta — encoded protein: MRVMAQMAMVMNLDKCIGCHTCSVTCKQAWTNRSGVEYVWFNNVETRPGQGYPRRYEDQETWKGGWTLNRRGRLALKGGGRIKKLFSIFSNPKLPAIQDYYEPWTYDYETLTNAPLQEHTPVARPKSLLTGEDMKISWSANWDDNLGGSPDHGDKDVLLKGIADKVKFEFEQTFMFYLPRICEHCLNPSCAASCPSGAIYKREEDGIVLVDQDRCRGWRMCVSGCPYKKVYFNHRTGKAEKCTFCFPRIEVGIPTVCSETCVGRLRYIGLMLYDADRVLAAASVTDEHDLYEAQRQVFLDPDDPAVVAEAERAGIPRDWIEAAQRSPVHALINKYKVALPLHPEYRTMPMVWYIPPLSPVVDVVRDTGYDAEDRGNLFAAIEALRIPVDYLAQLFTAGDPRPVDAVLRKLAAMRSYMRDINLGRDPDETIPAAVGLSGEQIYDMYRLLALAKYDERYVIPPAHAEQAHSLEELATECSLDYEGGPGMGGSGPFGEMSGAPTPIAVENFHMLRERQTSGALTDPGDKAARVNLLNWDGKGRPEGLFPPRRTDDAGGDPAGEVEPKP
- the narI gene encoding respiratory nitrate reductase subunit gamma encodes the protein MTGTLLFVVVPYLCLAIFIGGHVWRYRYDKFGWTTRSSQLYERRLLRVGSPLFHFGILLVAVGHIGGLLVPESWTDAVGVSETMYHAVAVGLGTVAGFCTLAGAAILIYRRRTVGPVFSATTTNDKIMYVLLIGTILLGLGTTVLGNLTGHPHDYRLTVSPWFRSIFYLQPDSDLIESAPIGFRLHALAAFTLFAFWPFSRLVHVFSAPLGYLTRPYIVYRSRDAQLGSRASRPGWERVQ
- a CDS encoding cupin domain-containing protein, producing the protein MQKTSLTELAEQQLTTARAASSGRSAHTVHGGHASTLRQTLIALAAGQQLDEHENPGEATVHVLHGAVRMIAGDDTCDATAGEMIVVPHARHSLQALDDTVVLLSVAKIG